In bacterium, the DNA window TTGTAATAACCGTTGGTGGTGATGCCGAATACATAACCACTATACGGAGTGCCCGTACCGTCGAGCAAACCACCATTACCGTGGACGAGTAAACCGATAATATAGCTATTGTCGACGTCGTCGGGACGCAACAACGAGGTCTCAACCGAGACGTCGGTATACGTGTTGGCATAGTAACCTTGGAAGTCCCAGTTACCAACAGTCTGAGTATTAACAGCCTTCAGGTAACCACCATCAATCATGTAAGTCGAACCAGCGTTGTAGAAAGTAAATCCTGGTGCAGTCGGACCAGAGAAGTTTTCCACGTAAGCTTGTTCGCCACCGGTTGATGGATTCCAGTTTAACGTTACGTTGGCGCCATCGTTAACGGCTGCTAAACTCGTCGGCGGGGTCGCTGTTGTAAAGCTCCACACCGGACCGGGGGTTGCGCCATTCACGTTATGCGCGTTGATGTACCAGTAATATGTGGATGATTGGGTTAATGGACCCGCCGCAAATGTAGTGCCGGCTTGACCCATCGAAACTGCCGTAGTCGGCGGATTCGTGGTTCCCAAGTACACATCGTAGGTGGTTGCATTGGCAGCGCTCCAACCCAATATCGGGTTCGGACCGATTGCAACCGCGCCATTCGTCGGGGTCGGACCATACGGTGCGCCTGGAGGCGCTGCCGCGTTGATACCCATTGCAAGCTCAAGCGAGGTAATCTGTCCTGTGTCGCCATTGTAGGCATCGTAAACGCGGAGAATCCAAGTTCCTGACGCTTCCAGGAAGTCGAAACCACTTAACGGTTGTTCTGGAATCCACGTTCCGGTAAACGGCGCGGCACCAGTCGCAATCGACGCGGCTGCTTCATCGTCAAGAATCATGTTCGTCCAGTTGTCTGCACTACCACCACGATTTAAGAACAACGGAACAATCGGCGCTCCACTCGGGTGGATCAAGTTCATGCTGACATCGCTTACCCATGTATGGGTTCCGGAGATTCGGACATCGATATCGGTTACTGCACCAGTACCGGTTACAATAATCGGAATGTCAGTGGTGGTTACGTCGAGAATCGCTGCCGGTAATACGCCAACGGCTGGCGTGTATGTATTGGGATTCGGCGACCAGCTTGTCGTTGATACCGTTGCCGACGGGGAGAATGCAGAAGAAACCGTACCCGCTTTCGCAATGACTTCAAAGGTATAAGAAGTATTGCCAGCAAGACCGTTCACCACTAATGGCGGTGAGTTCCATGCTGCAAGTGGAGCTTCCGCTTGAACAGCGCTAAGCGAACCATTCCCCTGCACCCACAAAGTGCCATTGACACGAATCGAATAGACTGTTCCAGCACCATTCGGATCGGTGGCATTGTTGTTTAAGGTAATTGGAATCGTGCTAAACGTCGGTGCGCCAAGGGTAGGCGCTGCCGGAGTTGCCGGTAACGTCCATGCATTGGTTTCCGCATAGTTCAACGATGTTCCACCAGCGCCTTCCGCAAAAATACGGGTCCAATAATGGGTACCTGCAGTCAGCATAAAGAGGGTTTGGCTACGAACACCAGTTCCCGCGACACCGGGAGCGGTAAATGCATAGGTGTAGTCTGTTCCATTCAGCGAGCCATAGAATGGGAAGCCAGTTTCATTCGTGGAGTTATCCATGAACGAACCGGTAATCGTATTCGTGGTTGCCGAAATAAACGTGGCATCGGTCGGGGCATTCGGTGCCGCGCCGGCGCCCGTGGTAAAGCTCCATACCGGACCAGCATTGGTCGATGCACCCATCAGAGAAACGACTTTCCAATAATACGTGGTACTCGGTGCTAACGTCGGGGTATAATTCAAACCAGCCTGATTGGCAGATACCAACGTCATCGGCGGGTTGTCAGTTCCGAAGTACACATCGTAACCGGTCGCACCTGCGCCAGCCGCCCAGCTCAGTTGCGTATTGGTCGGAACGCCGGTCGCCAAGTTGGCGGGGACCGGAGTTGACGGTGCGCCTAAGCTGAAGTAAAGAATCGCGGTGCCGTTGGTCGGCATCATCGGATAGGTTAAGTAATTTGCGCCAAGATTGCTTTGGATACCGGAGAATATGAACGAAGGCGCTCCTGTCTGCGGACCAAATTGCATTAGCACTTCACCGGTTTCGTAAATGATTGCTTGTGCATCCAAGCCATACGTATTTCCTAAATTTCTTAGGTTCGTATAGGTGATCACTAAGCGGTTGGGACCAGTCAGGTTTTCGTATTGCACCGTTGTGCTGGAAACCGACATATCACCATTCCAGAAGTAAAGACCAGCTGGATAGTTCAACAACGGAAGAGCCGCTTGGGTATAACTATATGGATCTTGAGCGCCGAATTGGATACGACCATTCGATCCTGCATACCACTGGGTGTAAGTTGTGCCATACCAGTTGAAGTTGAAACCGAAATTAAATGGACCGGCTGAGCCGTCGTCGGTGCTCGACCAACCAGTTACGGTTGTCGCCGCGCCACTCGGGGTAATCCAACCATAGGTCGGACCACCGGCTGCAAGCTGATTCTTGTAGCGATAGCCACCGCCATCCGGACCACCGGCATTGATGTCGTTGGTCGCCTGGCTGACGGTTGGACCGAATGCCGTTTCTACGCCAGCGCCGTTGCGAGCTTTCGCTTGGAACGTGTAGGTCGCGCCAGAAGTCAATCCAGTAACGGTTACGGTACGTAACGCACCCCAACCTGCCGTTGCACCTAATGTACCATCAGCCTGCACATACGTGTTGGTCGTAGTTTCATACAGTGCATACTGCGCAGCAGCGCCGTTCGCCGGAGCGCCGCTATTATTAATCGTTACACCAATTGAGTTGTGAGACACGGTACCAATCGACGGTGCCGCAGGAACGTTTGCCAACGTCCAGCCATTTGCTTCGGCATAGCCAGTGGAAGTTCCACCAGGACCGGTCGCAAAGACTCGTCCCCAATAGTGGGTTGCGGGTGTTAAGCCGACAAATCCCCAAGGTCGGGTTCCGGTTCCTGCAATCCCTGCCCAGCTGCCGCCAAACGTAAAGTTTGCGCCGTCAGTTGAGGTATAATAGGGGAAGCTGGTTTCATCGGTCGAGTTATCTTGGAAAGTTCCGGTAAGTTCTTGCATCAACGCATTGGTGAATACGCCATTTGATGGCGCATTCGGTGCTGCACCCGCACCGGAAGTAAAGCTCCACACCGGACCGGCATTGGTTGATGCGGCGTTGCGAGCAACGATGCTCCAGTAGTAAGTAGTACTGGCTGCGATCGAAGCCGGGGTGTAATTCGTTGCCGCTTGGTTCGACGAAACCATGGTCATCGGCGGATTGTCGGTGCCCCAGTATACATCGTAACCAGTTGCGCCAGAAGCGGCAGTCCAGCTCAAAACGGCATTGGTCGGAACATTCGTTGCACCGTTTGCCGGAACTGGGTTTGTCGCCGGACCAAGGGTTGAGATTAATATCGCGCGTCCTGCGACTGCCATCGTATTTGCAGGGGTTCCATTGTATTGAATCTGTAAACCAACTGTACCGGTTGTATTCTCAATACCGATAGTCGAGCTGGCAACCGAAGATCCTAAGGTGTTATACTGGAACAAAATCGATCCTGATGGGTCAAGGATTACCTGGAAAGTATAAGTACCAGTTCCACCAGAATAACTGCTAATCCCCAACCAACTTACGACTAATCTTCCCTCAACCACCTGATACTTTAACATTGCGTTGGAAGAAGTTACCATGTCATCCCAAAATGGTGCAATCACAGAATTGGGGACACTTGTTGCCGGAAGTGTTTGATTCGTCCACGTTTGTGAAGTCTGACTTGCATCAACGTACATGTAACCATTTGTACAGACTTTAAACGTTGTGTAGTTCGTTCCATAATATGGGAATGTGAAGCCGATTGGAATCGCTGCCGATAAAACATCGTCTCCATTAATTCCGACTTCGGTTCCCGTAGCTGAAATGTCGACCCAGTTATATACTGGACCTGTCGGTTCAGCGTTGTTGTCGATCCAACGATATCCGAAGGCATCCGGGCCGCCTTGCGTATCGATCGCCGGTGGATTCACCGGGCTGTTAGCTCGACTCATTTCCTCGATTAATCCGTAGGCCGCGGCTTTCTCTTCTGGTGTGACCGGTTGCCCGTTCATCACCTTCTGAGCGATTGCCTGAAGCCGCGCATTCTTTGCCGAGACTTGCGGGTTTTCAGGTGCCGCCAATGCGCTTACTGCGAACATTGCTATAAGCAATATCGCCGTAACCGCCACTATCCAATTCCGATGATTCATAACGCGCTCCTGTGTGTTGAAGAATGGAATGAAATCAAAAGCACTTACGTAAAAAACGCAAGTGTACTATCTTATTCCCACGTCGTGATGCGTGGTAAAACAAACTAAAATCAGGGTAAAACCTATTTCACCAAGATGTAGCAGACTGTAATATCCTACTGCAGCGAGTGCAAGGAAATTTTCCCAAAAAGAAAAAAAACCGGGGTATGATCTCGTTTCCGACCACATCCCGGTTTTATCTGGTATTGAAAAACGCCTGAGAAACTCAATAACAATGGTTAAAAGGGTAAGTCATCATCGATATTTCCTCCCGTAGCTACTCCCGGAGGTGGAGCACTCGGAGGGGAGGTTCGACCGGTATCTCTCCCCGCGGGACGAGGTCCCGAGGGGCCTTGTTGGGGTTTGGAACCATACACATTTCCATAATTGCTCTCACTGGCAGACTCGCCATCGTCTCGTGGACGACCGCCAAGCATAGTGAAATCATTACAGATAATTTCCGTGCGGCGTTGCTTTACATTTTCTCGATCGACGTACTCACGGGTGTGTATTCGCCCTTCGATGAAAACCTGACTCCCCTTCTTGAGGTACTGGTGAGCGATTTCCGCTTTTTTTGCATACACAACGATGTTGTGCCACTCGGTGCGTTCCTGCCGGTTTTCGTCTCGATCAACATAACTTTCATCGGTTGCCAGCGTAAAGGTGCAAACTGCCGCACCATTCGCGGTGTACTTTAACTCCGGGTCGCGTCCGAGCCGCCCGATCAATATGACTTTGTTAACAGTTCCCGCCACGAGTACCCTCGCTTGCTAATGTTATTGTTGGAGAAATTTTCGACTGACTTTCGTTGGACCACTATGCCAGCGATCCCACAAATAATATAATCCCGCTCCGATCGCACCACCGGTGATATCCGCATACCAGTCAAATACACTGGAGTATCGACCCGGCACAAAGTGTTGATGCACTTCATCGGCAAAACCAAACACGCCAACGAAGAGTAAACAAATCGTTAGCCGCAACCGCCACCCGTAAAAGATCGCTCCCATTGCACCAAATCCGAGCGGTATGTAAATCGAAAGGTGTATCAATTTATCATGCGAGAGCAAGCTTAATTTGGGAAATGAGCGTCCCGGTATCTGCGACGCCGCGGTTAACAGCAAAGCCCATACTATCGTAAACAAAAGCCAACCCCGATGAAACAGGCGTTCGGGTTCGATTTCGGATTTTTCGCGATCCAGTGAACGATATCTCGTACTCACGTCACCTCGGCGAGAACTTGCGGCAATCCGTCGAGAATTGCTTGCGCATAAAATGCGGAAACGGAACCACCGGCATCCACCCAATGATCGGCGACTCTCCCATGCATCCATACTGCAGCAAAGGCAGCGGTGAAGGGATCATATTCTTTTTGTAACGTCATGCGGGCAAGCAATGCGCCAATCATGCCCGCCAGTACATCGCCACTGCCACCGGTTGCCAGCGCGGCGTTTCCGGTCGAATTAATCGCGATTCTGCCATCAGGCGATGCAATGATTGTCGGCGCTCCTTTTAATACTAATACGACTCGATTGGTTTGCGCGAAGTGGCGTGCCGCTTCCACCCGGTTTGCAACAAACTCATTTATCCGCATTCCGGTAAGATTAGCGAATTCGTTGGTGTGTGGTGTGAGAATTCGTACCCCGCCGGGACGCGGCATTACTCCCGTTTCATTGGCCGTCTCCGCCAATGCAAACAACGCGTCAGCATCAACCACCATTGGTTGTTCGACATTTTCATACACCAACCGTACCAGCGTCGTCACACCTACGTCACGTCCCATGCCGGGACCAATGACCCACGCATGCGACCAATCGCTCCAATGCGGTAATGCCGCAACCGCTTCTTCACTCAATCGCCCGTTGCGATCCGGTAATGCGACGGTCATTGCTTCCAGTAATTTAGACGCAACCACTGCCTCGGCTGTTTCCGGCGTACCCACCACGACCAATCCAGCGCCGGTGCGAACGGCGGCATTCGCCGTTAACGAAATTGCGCCGGTCAATCCCATCGAACCGCCTAACACAAATAATTTTCCGCGAGTTCCTTTGTGAGCATCGGGTGCAATCGTCGGCAATGCCAATTGTACATCACTCAGCTCCGGCGCGTGGGCTGTTGCTAATTCGTGCAAAATCTCGGTTGGTAATCCAATGTCGTGGGTAAGAAGTTCGCCGCGAAGGGTTTTCCCCGGTTCGAGCAGATGCCCCAGTTTCGGAGCGGCAAAGGTTACGGTGACAGTTGCGCCGGCACAATCGCCCAACACTTCTCCGGTATCACCGGAAACACCACTCGGGATATCCACCGCAAGGATTGGTATTCCTTCTTTGCGTAGTCGCTTCATAAGATCGACAGCGAGCAGTGCCGGTTCGCGTAATACGCCCGACAATCCGGTTCCGAATATTGCATCAATTACCAAGTCGAACCGGATGTAGGATAAGGTATCGAGTTCCATTGGCTGTAACTCGTCGATATGCCCTTGGAACTTCATTCCTTTCATTTCCCGTAATCGCTCGAGCGGGTGTAGCATCGCCAACGCATCCCCGTCGATTTTTTCCCGGGGTCCGATGAGCCGCATCCACACTTCGGCACCGCGATTAAGCAAATGCCGGGCGGCAACAAAACCATCGCCGCCGTTGTTTCCAGTACCACATACGACGAGTAAACGTTTACCAGCAAGCGTCGCGGTTGCCGTACCGGCGATAATCCGACCGGCTTCATCGGCGATTGCCCGCCCTGCCGACTCCATTAGCGCGAGCGATGGAATGCCTAACCCCTCGATTCCACGGCGGTCGGCATTGCGCATTGCATCATTGGATAGTATCGGTATCATGTTTTTTCAAATGAAATTGTAATTGAAATCATACCAGGAAATACTACTTCTTTTTTTCGGATTTCCCAAAACGAAAGCAATGGGTCAAGCTACTTTTCTTCCGGCCAAAGGATTGCAAACGCGGTAGCGATTCCGCCATCGTGACTGATGCTGATATCGAATCGCCGGTTCGACCATTTGGGATTGAGGACTTTCGCTTCCGGCGCGCCGTCTTCGGTATGAGTGATTTCTACTTCCTGCCACGCCAAGCGCCCTTCGCCCATCAATCCTTTGC includes these proteins:
- a CDS encoding single-stranded DNA-binding protein; translated protein: MAGTVNKVILIGRLGRDPELKYTANGAAVCTFTLATDESYVDRDENRQERTEWHNIVVYAKKAEIAHQYLKKGSQVFIEGRIHTREYVDRENVKQRRTEIICNDFTMLGGRPRDDGESASESNYGNVYGSKPQQGPSGPRPAGRDTGRTSPPSAPPPGVATGGNIDDDLPF
- a CDS encoding VanZ family protein, with the translated sequence MSTRYRSLDREKSEIEPERLFHRGWLLFTIVWALLLTAASQIPGRSFPKLSLLSHDKLIHLSIYIPLGFGAMGAIFYGWRLRLTICLLFVGVFGFADEVHQHFVPGRYSSVFDWYADITGGAIGAGLYYLWDRWHSGPTKVSRKFLQQ
- a CDS encoding NAD(P)H-hydrate dehydratase → MIPILSNDAMRNADRRGIEGLGIPSLALMESAGRAIADEAGRIIAGTATATLAGKRLLVVCGTGNNGGDGFVAARHLLNRGAEVWMRLIGPREKIDGDALAMLHPLERLREMKGMKFQGHIDELQPMELDTLSYIRFDLVIDAIFGTGLSGVLREPALLAVDLMKRLRKEGIPILAVDIPSGVSGDTGEVLGDCAGATVTVTFAAPKLGHLLEPGKTLRGELLTHDIGLPTEILHELATAHAPELSDVQLALPTIAPDAHKGTRGKLFVLGGSMGLTGAISLTANAAVRTGAGLVVVGTPETAEAVVASKLLEAMTVALPDRNGRLSEEAVAALPHWSDWSHAWVIGPGMGRDVGVTTLVRLVYENVEQPMVVDADALFALAETANETGVMPRPGGVRILTPHTNEFANLTGMRINEFVANRVEAARHFAQTNRVVLVLKGAPTIIASPDGRIAINSTGNAALATGGSGDVLAGMIGALLARMTLQKEYDPFTAAFAAVWMHGRVADHWVDAGGSVSAFYAQAILDGLPQVLAEVT